The following proteins are encoded in a genomic region of Solea senegalensis isolate Sse05_10M linkage group LG5, IFAPA_SoseM_1, whole genome shotgun sequence:
- the snapc4 gene encoding snRNA-activating protein complex subunit 4, whose product MSNSPTHMAVSLSEERDRIQREVEKLEQSLSGQNTDLQLLSSDSDDESESDEKEDESTAGLLAQREKIQKEIENLENVLGPNSPVCVSGNDSSSSSDDDSELGLSQSVESCLQMNLVYQQVLQETLGQLETLLTHNVKQQKELVSQLSGPVKVPPKQQTTSSSYQPPNTMYLGHFLKPYFKDKLTGLGPPANQETKEMASRMAGCLDENKVKIKRWESWQKTLIIHAVSRDSLKKLIQPKLSRIEYLTQKLSTAPETDKQQLREQIDTLEKEIDCLRKKKEEELIGERFEEHDWQKISNIDFEGTRDAEDICCFWQNFLHPSINKARWSQEEVQQLREISSRHGEKDWKTIAEELGTGRTAFMCLQTFQRFVSETLRRKAWSTAEDTQLKKLVYKMRIGNFIPYTQMSYFMEGRDPAQLIYRWNQVLDPSLKKGPWTKQEDQLLLQAVSRHGEKNWWKIRLEVPGRTDSACRDRYIDCLKAETKRGPFDEQERKLLLQLVEKYGVGRWAKIAAEIPNRYDAQCLRAWRKLSKELLPPAQKRRKSKNPPKSEGGVNNKKQTRRKPVKKMVEDSSEEEEEDMVVEYMDSDEEMKEHPGDENLEMIEEEEQEGEYTFPPMDEWIPIDKEEYLPFLSYRPVVLPSSCDNHSGVQVRSTTVGKFGLSEFIGPRPRELRREERHMTNSMMMLSPTQLKAYLSYELAMGNKQKSCPKGKRQTGRKNRCSHIVDAEMCSQLQAAVIPWIGNLLIPAKTSLTAADTLREQGEKTKLSSTSVFVLLLQTMSVDTIGCKEMVEKRKKKMVLHTRPTTPSSVQRRGPQTVAEIVEKQVALDEMDQQHKLILNRLDFLQLQKHQKPLLLNQKVQPQRLIMLQQRHPVPLLLPPSIPPRNHPGFLQMSPGSCPQAVFVPHSILKPQQPCAATLQNIPSYFLSASPLPLHRPPIHASSTPQKLTLRPVSMVSTLQNTTATSSSSVLQQAVPLPQALIPNQTVSTGSTMVNQTNTTTFSSQSSQPSIPPNGSLISPIEQKEINNQQGVCSNDIDGTHAGVMKEARDLQQVTKTKAKPQRKAASSHHRSSPPQPLDAPSIQPVAQTAPSSLDTPPVSPQRPASEEVISQSSFSNQTEPGSLAPPPVRETAAVNIPPMSVDLPLSSFHGEGSATQNLSFPPSTALSTNQPIASSTSSFHAPLHCDHDYIFNPNSIPIPPSPTHIDTKPMHCKSGTAPSTLPKSHSRGRKRGRGEEQGSVTSILVDKNLGWTGDASSGADTCEIRPGKRVRKPSQKVRDLLKVAQLKADAIKNKTSCRTQHTAQSTVVKQQETQQPGLHLQPGLHLQPGQSKLVMMHEGLVQLAEGSPQGMQLALVQKVPISPSNPVKSLTNPLATPTLRFALNGQKPLAPLAASGPKIINYLNQPHTSNPLPQTLVFQRIPSCGLSGPSPPSSQFFLPYKGVVTVDPAEPPPLRREALQFDPSLMFQEPPEAVQDWLSGNKGVVVPGLGVALPYLPPFVSNLSTLTALLQAKKSLTESSRQLFPEPQYHKTKSRPGTGTEKSHSQLPPVQPDSTSDFIPAMNQPAPSLSSDHLQGEEGKEEEKQLVAAVRELVTERFSSNPAYQMLKARFLSCFTLPALLATIQPMTFPEDEQKEEDVEEMDPMKINDMGRPRNLELLCDESGTPAVPFSGITNTATLDQTRPDLEIKSPQEIIKEIIRNNERKKIHTLY is encoded by the exons ATGTCAAACAGCCCTACAC ACAtggctgtctctctgtcagaggAAAGAGACAGGATTCAGAGAGAGGTGGAGAAGCTGGAGCAGAGTCTGTCTGgacaaaacactgaccttcagCTGCTGAGCAGTGATTCAG ATGATGAATCAGAAAGTGATGAGAAAGAAGATGAG TCTACAGCAGGCCTGTTGGCTCAGAGAGAAAAGATCCAGAAAGAGATCGAGAACCTGGAGAATGTCCTTGGACCAAATAGTccagtttgtgtttcag GTAatgacagcagcagtagcagtgatGATGAC aGCGAACTGGGTCTGTCTCAGTCTGTGGAATCCTGTCTTCAGATGAACCTGGTCTACCAGCAGGTGCTTCAGGAGACTCTGGGCCAGCTGGAGACACTACTGACTCACAATGTCAAACAACAG AAGGAACTGGTATCTCAGTTGTCTGGACCAGTCAAAGTGCCTCCCAAACAACAGACTACCTCCTCTTCCTATCAACCGCCAAACACCATGTACTTGGGACACTTTCTTAAACCTTACTTCAAGGACAAACTGACAGGACTG GGTCCCCCAGCCAATCAGGAAACAAAGGAGATGGCTAGCAGGATGGCAGGATGTCTGGAcgaaaataaagtgaaaataaaacgaT GGGAGAGTTGGCAGAAAACACTGATAATCCATGCAGTGTCCAGAGACAGTTTGAAGAAACTGATCCAGCCCAAACTATCCAG GATTGAGTACCTGACTCAGAAGCTGTCCACAGCACCGGAAACAGATAAGCAGCAGCTCAGGGAGCAGATAGACACTTTGGAGAAAGAAATTGACTGTCTCAG aaagaagaaggaggaggagcttattGGTGAACGATTTGAAGAGCATGATTGGCAGAAAATCTCTAATATTGAT TTTGAAGGGACAAGAGACGCAGAGGACATCTGTTGTTTCTGGCAGAACTTCCTTCACCCTTCCATCAATAAAGCAAGGTGGAGTCAGGAGGAGGTGCAGCAGCTCCGGGAAATCAGCAGTAGACACGGAGAAAAAGACTGGAAGACCATCGCAGAGGAGCTGGGG ACGGGAAGAACAGCCTTTATGTGTCTTCAGACGTTCCAACGTTTTGTCTCAGAAACGTTGAGACGCAAAGCATGGTCAACTGCTGAAGACACTCAGCTCAAAAAGCTGGTGTACAAAATGAGGATCGGAAACTTCATCCCTTACACCCAAA tgaGTTACTTTATGGAGGGTCGGGACCCCGCTCAGCTGATCTACAGGTGGAACCAGGTTTTGGACCCGAGCCTGAAGAAAGGCCCATGGACCAAACAGGAGGACCAG CTCTTGCTCCAAGCTGTCTCTCGTCATGGGGAAAAGAACTGGTGGAAAATCAGGTTGGAGGTTCCTGGACGTACTGACAGTGCCTGTAGAGACAG ATATATTGACTGCCTGAAGGCAGAAACAAAGCGAGGACCATTTGATGAACAGGAGAGAAAACTTCTGTTGCAGCTGGTGGAGAAATATGGCGTTG GTCGCTGGGCCAAAATTGCTGCTGAGATACCAAATCGTTATGACGCTCAGTGTCTGAGAGCGTGGAGGAAGCTCAGTAAAGAGCTATTACCTCCTGCCCAG aaaagaagaaaatccaaaaatccaCCAAAGAGTGAAGGAGGAGTGAACAACAAGAAACAGACCAGGAGGAAACCAGTGAAAAAAATGGTTGAGGACagcagtgaggaagaggaggaggatatgGTGGTTGAGTACATGGACAGTgatgaagaaatgaaggaaCATCCGGGGGATGAAAATTTGGAAATGAttgaagaggaggagcaagaAGGGGAGTACACGTTCCCTCCCATGGATGAATGGATTCCAATAGATAAAGAAGAATATTTACCCTTTCTGAGCTATCGTCCAGTTGTGTTACCATCTTCTTGTGACAACCACAGTGGGGTACAAGTCCGATCGACTACTGTGGGCAAGTTTGGACTCTCTGAGTTCATCGGACCAAGGCCCAGAGAGCTGCGGCGGGAGGAGCGTCACATGACCAACAGCATGATGATGTTGTCACCTACTCAGCTCAAAGCCTACCTGAGCTATGAACTGGCCATGGGCAACAAACAGAAGTCCTGTCCCAAAGGCAAACGTCAGACGGGAAGAAAAAACCGCTGTAGCCATATAGTGGACGCAGAGATGTGCTCTCAACTTCAGGCTGCTGTGATCCCCTGGATCGGCAACCTGCTGATCCCAGCAAAAACCAGcctgacagcagcagacacCCTGAGGGAGcaaggagagaaaacaaagctaTCCTCCACTTCTGTCTTTGTGCTCCTGCTGCAGACCATGAGTGTGGACACCATTGGGTGCAAGGAGATGgtagaaaagagaaaaaagaagatggTCTTACATACTCGACCTACAACGCCTTCCTCTGTTCAAAGGAGGGGTCCGCAGACTGTTGCAGAAATCGTAGAGAAACAGGTAGCGTTGGATGAGATGGATCAACAGCACAAACTGATTCTGAATCGGCTTGACTTTTTGCAGCTACAAAAGCACCAGAAACCACTGCTGCTCAATCAAAAGGTACAACCACAGCGACTCATAATGCTGCAGCAACGACACCcagttcctcttcttcttcccccaTCAATCCCTCCACGGAATCATCCGGGTTTTCTTCAGATGTCTCCTGGGTCATGTCCTCAGGCTGTCTTTGTTCCTCATTCTATCCTCAAACCTCAGCAACCTTGTGCTGCTACCCTCCAGAACATACCATCCTACTTCCTGAGCGCATCCCCTTTACCTCTACACAGACCTCCAATACATGCATCTTCTACTCCTCAAAAACTGACTCTTCGTCCTGTGTCTATGGTCTCAACACTTCAGAACACAACAGCTACCAGCTCCTCCTCGGTCCTCCAACAGGCTGTACCATTGCCTCAGGCCCTCATCCCTAACCAAACTGTTTCTACTGGTTCCACAATGGTCAATCAAACCAATACAACCACTTTTTCTAGCCAATCTTCCCAACCCTCCATTCCTCCCAACGGCAGTCTGATTTCACCCATTGAGCAGAAGGAGATAAATAATCAGCAGGGTGTTTGCAGTAATGACATAGATGGGACACACGCAGGTGTGATGAAGGAGGCCAGAGATCTGCAGCAAGTCACTAAAACAAAG GCTAAACCCCAGAGGAAAGCTGCTTCCTCCCACCACAGAAGCTCTCCTCCTCAGCCGCTTGACGCTCCTTCCATCCAGCCAGTAGCTCAGACTGCACCCTCCTCTCTGGACACGCCTCCTGTATCTCCTCAAAGACCTGCCTCTGAAGAAGTTATCAGTCAGTCTtctttttcaaaccaaactgaACCTGGTTCACTTGCACCCCCTCCAGTAAGAGAAACTGCAGCAGTGAATATTCCTCCCATGTCTGTTGACTTGCCACTTTCCTCTTTTCATGGCGAAGGATCTGCAACTCAAAACCTCAGTTTTCCCCCATCTACCGCCTTATCAACCAATCAGCCCATTGCATCGTCCACTTCGAGCTTCCATGCTCCTTTACACTGTGACCATGACTACATTTTCAATCCTAACTCTATTCCAATTCCCCCAAGCCCCACCCACATAGACACAAAACCTATGCACTGTAAATCAGGCACCGCCCCAAGCACACTCCCCAAAAGTCACAGCAGAGGGAGGAAACGAGGCAGAGGGGAGGAGCAGGGCAGTGTGACAAGCATTCTGGTTGACAAAAATCTAGGTTGGACAGGTGATGCCAGCAGTGGGGCTGACACATGTGAGATCCGACCTGGGAAAAGGGTTCGGAAGCCCAGTCAGAAAGTAAGAGATCTGCTGAAAGTTGCTCAACTGAAG gCTGACgccatcaaaaacaaaacatcttgcaggacacaacacacagctcAATCTACAGTTGTCAAACAACAGGAGACGCAGCAACCTGGGTTGCATTTACAACCTGGGTTGCATTTACAACCTGGTCAGTCAAAGTTGGTCATGATGCATGAAGGACTTGTCCAGCTGGCCGAAGGATCTCCCCAAGGCATGCAACTTGCTTTGGTCCAGAAAGTCCCCATATCACCATCTAACCCTGTGAAATCATTAACCAATCCACTAGCCACACCCACATTGCGATTCGCCTTGAATGGTCAGAAACCACTTGCCCCTCTTGCAGCATCTGGCCCTAAAATTATTAACTATCTGAATCAGCCACATACCTCTAATCCCCTCCCCCAAACCTTAGTCTTTCAACGTATCCCAAGCTGTGGTTTGTCCGGCCCCTCTCCACCTTCCTCCCAGTTCTTTCTACCTTATAAAGGTGTGGTCACAGTAGACCCGGCAGAGCCTCCTCCTCTCAGGAGAGAAGCTCTTCAGTTTGACCCCTCTTTGATGTTCCAGGAGCCACCAGAGGCAGTCCAGGATTGGCTGAGTGGAAACAAAGGGGTAGTGGTACCTGGATTGGGTGTGGCTTTGCCCTACCTGCCTCCCTTTGTCAGCAATCTGAGCACACTCACTGCTCTACTGCAGGCCAAAAAGTCTCTAACTGAATCATCAAGACAGTTGTTTCCTGAACCACAATACCACAAAACTAAATCCAGACCTGGGACTGGTACTGAGAAATCCCACAGTCAACTTCCACCAGTACAGCCAGACTCCACCTCTGACTTCATACCAGCCATGAACCaaccag CTCCTTCTCTCAGCTCTGATCACCTGCAGGGcgaggaggggaaggaggaggaaaagcagCTTGTGGCAGCAGTGCGTGAGCTTGTGACAGAGCGTTTCTCAAGTAACCCGGCCTACCAGATGCTGAAGGCCCGCTTCCTGTCGTGCTTCACTTTACCTGCCTTGCTGGCCACCATCCAGCCAATGACATTTCCTGAAGATGAGCAGAAGGAAGAAGATGTGGAGGAGATGGACCCAATGAAAATCAATGACATGGGGAGACCGAG AAATCTGGAGTTGCTGTGTGATGAATCAGGAACTCCAGCCGTTCCTTTCTCAGGAATCACCAACACAGCCACTcttgaccagaccagaccagattTAGAAATTAAATCACCACAAgagataataaaagaaataataagaaataatgaaagaaaaaagattcaCACATTGTATtag